Proteins co-encoded in one Carassius auratus strain Wakin unplaced genomic scaffold, ASM336829v1 scaf_tig00214196, whole genome shotgun sequence genomic window:
- the LOC113091482 gene encoding cyclic nucleotide-gated cation channel alpha-3-like yields MAKICTEQSYPPRHMLSVRASEDELDQTENGASRAHSLCEDNSSDMQGIISSATSQFQESRRSSFTGAGAVARLTQFLVMLRNWASHRLHREVERPDSFLERFRGPDLKDLSNRGSNARSSLGLPDRPHKRKKEVWIMDPASDKYYRWLSVIAAPVFYNLMMLVTRACFNELQNSYTTLWIIMDYTSDVIYYADTFVRSRTGFLEQGLLVKDSKKLMDHYRKIPQFKYDMISMIPTDFIMLQVGFNNPELRFNRLFKMARLFEFFDRTETRTNYPNIFRISNLVLYILIIIHWNACIFFAISKTIGFGTDTWVYPNISHPEYGRLARKYIYCLYWSTLTLTTIGETPPPVKDIEYLFVVMDFLIGVLIFATIVGNVGAMISNMNASRAEFQAKIDSIKQYMQFRKVSKDLEARVIKWFDYLWTEKKTCDEKEVLKNLPDKLKAEIAINVHLDTLKKVRIFQDCEAGLLIELVLKLQPQVFSPGDYICKKGDIGREMYIIKEGKLAVVADDGVTQFVVLSDGAYFGEISILGIKGSKAGNRRTANIRSVGYSDLFALSKDDLVEALTEYPDAKKALEEKGKAILRKDNLLDEAAASAGADPKDLEEKIHRLENNLDVMTGKFAKLMGEYTSYQSKMKQRITNMENKVKTLRVEDLSEVVEDKKEEEKTK; encoded by the exons ATGGCAAAGATTTGTACAGAGCAATCCTACCCACCCAGACACATGCTTTCAGTCCGAGCCTCTGAAGATGAACTGGACCAGACTGAAAATGGTGCAAGCAG GGCACATTCTCTATGTGAGGACAACTCCTCTGACATGCAGGGGATAATTTCTTCTGCAACCAGCCAGTTTCAGGAATCCAGGAGAAGCTCTTTCACAGGTGCTGGGGCTGTGGCAAG GCTTACCCAGTTTCTGGTAATGCTGAGGAACTGGGCATCACACAGGCTTCACAGAGAGGTTGAGCGTCCCGACTCCTTTTTAGAGCGATTCCGTGGACCTGACCTCAAAGATTTATCTAACCGAGGAAGTAATGCCCGATCCTCTTTGGGCCTTCCTGACAGGCCTCATAAGAGGAA GAAAGAAGTGTGGATCATGGACCCAGCCTCAGACAAGTATTACAGGTGGCTTTCAGTCATAGCAGCCCCAGTGTTTTACAACCTGATGATGCTGGTGACAAG GGCCTGTTTTAATGAGCTTCAGAACTCTTACACCACGCTTTGGATCATCATGGACTATACCTCAGACGTAATCTATTATGCAGACACGTTTGTCAGATCAAGAACAG GCTTCTTGGAGCAGGGTCTCCTTGTCAAAGACTCAAAGAAGTTGATGGATCATTACAGGAAAATCCCACAGTTTAAATACGACATGATTTCAATGATCCCGACGGATTTTATAATGCTCCAAGTGGGCTTCAACAACCCTGAACTTCGCTTCAACCGCCTTTTCAAAATGGCACGTCTCTTCGAGTTCTTCGACCGCACAGAAACCCGAACAAACTACCCGAACATTTTCCGCATCAGCAACCTCGTACTTTACATCCTGATTATTATTCACTGGAACGCTTGCATTTTCTTCGCTATTTCCAAAACGATTGGCTTTGGGACTGACACATGGGTATATCCAAACATCAGCCATCCAGAATACGGCCGCTTGGCCAGAAAGTACATCTACTGTCTGTACTGGTCCACTCTGACTCTCACCACCATCGGAGAAACGCCGCCTCCTGTTAAAGACATCGAATACTTGTTTGTAGTTATGGACTTCCTCATCGGAGTGTTGATTTTCGCTACCATCGTCGGTAACGTCGGTGCCATGATCTCCAACATGAATGCTTCTCGTGCTGAATTTCAGGCCAAGATCGACTCCATCAAGCAGTACATGCAGTTCCGGAAGGTCAGCAAAGACCTGGAGGCCAGGGTCATCAAATGGTTTGACTACCTTTGGACGGAGAAGAAAACTTGCGATGAGAAGGAGGTCCTGAAGAACCTTCCAGACAAGCTCAAAGCTGAAATAGCCATAAACGTCCATTTAGATACACTGAAGAAGGTGCGAATCTTCCAGGATTGTGAAGCTGGACTTCTCATCGAGTTGGTGTTGAAGCTGCAGCCTCAGGTGTTCAGTCCTGGAGATTATATATGTAAAAAGGGTGACATTGGTCGAGAAATGTACATCATCAAAGAAGGAAAGCTTGCCGTAGTGGCCGATGATGGAGTCACACAGTTTGTGGTGCTCAGTGACGGCGCTTACTTCGGAGAGATCAGTATTCTTGGAATCAAAGGCAGTAAAGCCGGAAACAGAAGAACGGCCAACATTCGTAGTGTCGGCTATTCGGACCTCTTCGCACTGTCTAAAGATGACCTGGTGGAAGCGCTTACTGAATACCCAGATGCCAAAAAAGCCCTGGAGGAGAAAGGGAAGGCCATCTTAAGGAAGGACAACCTTCTCGATGAGGCGGCTGCAAGCGCCGGGGCTGATCCCAAAGATCTGGAAGAGAAGATTCACCGTCTAGAGAACAACCTTGATGTCATGACGGGCAAGTTTGCCAAGCTTATGGGAGAATACACATCCTACCAGAGCAAGATGAAACAGAGGATCACCAACATGGAGAACAAAGTGAAAACACTACGGGTGGAAGATCTGTCTGAGGTTGTTGAggacaaaaaagaagaagagaagacCAAATAG